From the Deinococcus misasensis DSM 22328 genome, one window contains:
- the purL gene encoding phosphoribosylformylglycinamidine synthase subunit PurL, producing MTPVKDLRDQAATFGLTVEEFDNLESRTKRPVNALEAAIVGAMWSEHCGYKNSRPLFKVFPTTGPQVLQGPGENAGVVDIGEGYAVAFKMESHNHPSAVEPVQGAATGVGGILRDIFAMGARPFAVLDSLRFGDLDSKRTQFLVHGVVEGISHYGNAIGVPTVGGEVTFHPSYQENPLVNVMALGLMKHEDLAKGTMGAVGNKIIYVGSKTGRDGLGGAVFASADLSDASSEDRPAVQVGDPFMEKLLLEATIEAIHAGLVAGVQDMGAAGLVSSTCEMAYRAKLGVNIYLDKVPTREEGMVPMELVLSESQERMVLVPVPGKEQELFDLLSKWELDVVEIGEVAEHDTYRLYWHGEVVCDLPVDLLNEAPTYTREGIESEEIKAKREKDLSGVAVPENLEEVLLKLLSHPSIASKRAIFERYDHQVMTNTVVVPGAADAAVMRIKGTSKGVAASSDCNPRFVYLDPYVGAASAVAEAARNVACVGATPLAITDNLNFGNPHRPEVYFQLVQATKGIADACRALNTPVTGGNVSLYNQYNEEGRTVAIHPTPTIGLVGVLPDVTKNATMKFQSQAQSVYLLGNLTDEIGASQYLETIYGLEAGQVPVLDLDLESRVQQGIIELIRNDLTRTAHDTSEGGLAIALAEMVIAGQVGATIQIDSDLRADAILFGEAQSRIVTAVPVGKEEAAEKLLKDLNVPFTRIGFVGGDKLAISLSQHGQHLSLDIPTLTRAFEDPIRAVLG from the coding sequence ATGACCCCCGTAAAAGACCTGCGCGATCAGGCCGCCACTTTTGGCCTGACCGTGGAAGAATTTGACAACCTGGAGTCCCGCACCAAGCGCCCCGTGAACGCTCTGGAAGCCGCCATTGTGGGTGCCATGTGGTCCGAGCACTGCGGTTACAAGAACAGCCGCCCCCTCTTCAAGGTGTTCCCGACCACCGGCCCTCAGGTGCTGCAAGGCCCCGGCGAAAACGCTGGTGTCGTGGACATCGGCGAAGGCTACGCTGTGGCGTTCAAGATGGAATCCCACAACCACCCCTCTGCCGTGGAACCTGTGCAAGGTGCTGCCACCGGTGTGGGCGGCATTCTGCGCGACATCTTCGCCATGGGTGCCCGTCCTTTCGCGGTGCTGGACTCCCTGCGTTTCGGGGATCTGGACAGCAAGCGCACCCAGTTTCTGGTGCACGGGGTTGTTGAGGGCATCTCCCACTACGGAAACGCCATTGGCGTGCCCACGGTGGGCGGCGAAGTCACCTTCCACCCTTCCTATCAGGAAAACCCTCTGGTGAACGTGATGGCCCTCGGCCTGATGAAGCACGAGGACCTCGCCAAGGGCACCATGGGCGCAGTGGGCAACAAGATCATTTACGTCGGTTCCAAAACCGGACGGGACGGTCTGGGCGGAGCCGTTTTCGCTTCCGCCGACCTCTCTGACGCTTCCAGTGAAGACCGTCCCGCCGTTCAGGTGGGCGATCCCTTCATGGAAAAACTCCTGCTGGAAGCCACCATCGAAGCCATTCATGCCGGTCTGGTGGCAGGGGTGCAAGACATGGGCGCAGCCGGTCTGGTCTCCTCCACCTGCGAAATGGCCTACCGCGCCAAACTCGGGGTGAACATCTACCTTGATAAGGTGCCCACCCGAGAAGAAGGCATGGTTCCCATGGAACTGGTGCTCTCTGAATCTCAGGAGCGCATGGTGCTGGTGCCCGTTCCCGGCAAAGAGCAAGAACTCTTTGACCTGCTCTCCAAATGGGAGCTGGACGTGGTGGAAATTGGCGAAGTGGCCGAACACGACACCTACCGCCTGTACTGGCACGGCGAAGTGGTCTGCGACCTGCCTGTGGACCTGCTCAACGAGGCCCCCACCTACACCCGCGAAGGCATTGAATCCGAAGAGATCAAAGCCAAGCGCGAAAAAGACCTCTCTGGCGTGGCTGTCCCAGAGAACCTTGAAGAAGTGCTGCTGAAACTGCTGTCTCACCCCAGCATTGCTTCCAAACGGGCCATCTTTGAGCGTTACGACCATCAGGTGATGACCAACACCGTGGTGGTTCCCGGTGCTGCCGATGCTGCCGTGATGCGCATCAAAGGCACCTCCAAAGGGGTGGCTGCCAGCTCGGATTGCAACCCTCGCTTTGTGTACCTCGATCCATACGTTGGAGCTGCCAGCGCCGTCGCTGAAGCTGCCCGCAACGTGGCCTGTGTGGGGGCAACCCCTCTGGCGATCACCGACAACCTGAACTTCGGAAACCCCCACCGTCCAGAGGTGTACTTCCAGCTGGTGCAGGCCACCAAGGGCATTGCCGATGCCTGCCGTGCCCTGAACACCCCTGTGACCGGCGGAAACGTCAGTTTGTACAACCAGTACAACGAGGAAGGCCGCACCGTGGCCATCCACCCCACCCCCACCATCGGACTGGTCGGTGTGCTGCCTGACGTGACCAAAAACGCCACCATGAAGTTCCAGAGCCAGGCCCAGAGCGTTTACCTGCTCGGGAACCTGACCGATGAAATTGGGGCCAGCCAGTACCTGGAAACCATCTACGGACTGGAAGCCGGACAGGTGCCTGTGCTGGACCTCGATCTGGAAAGCCGTGTGCAGCAGGGCATCATCGAATTGATCCGCAATGACCTGACCCGCACCGCCCACGACACCTCCGAAGGTGGACTGGCCATCGCTCTGGCAGAAATGGTGATCGCGGGTCAGGTGGGTGCCACCATCCAGATCGACAGCGACCTGCGTGCAGATGCCATCCTGTTTGGCGAAGCCCAGAGCCGCATCGTCACCGCTGTCCCTGTGGGCAAAGAGGAAGCTGCTGAGAAACTCCTTAAGGACTTGAATGTTCCCTTCACCCGAATTGGCTTTGTGGGCGGTGATAAACTGGCGATCAGTCTGTCCCAACACGGGCAGCACCTGTCGCTGGACATCCCCACGCTGACCAGAGCGTTTGAAGATCCCATCCGGGCTGTTCTGGGTTAA
- the purS gene encoding phosphoribosylformylglycinamidine synthase subunit PurS, whose translation MKYLAKVYVTLKKSILDPQGRTVERSLHNQGYASVQSARVGKYIELTFEGDKAKIETELKDIAENILSNPVMESVHWDLEQVH comes from the coding sequence ATGAAGTACCTCGCAAAAGTTTATGTGACCCTCAAAAAATCCATCCTTGACCCTCAAGGCCGCACTGTGGAGCGTTCCCTGCACAATCAGGGTTACGCCAGCGTGCAAAGCGCCCGGGTCGGCAAGTACATCGAGCTGACCTTCGAAGGGGACAAAGCCAAAATCGAAACCGAGCTGAAAGACATTGCAGAGAACATCCTCTCCAACCCTGTGATGGAAAGCGTGCACTGGGATCTCGAGCAGGTTCACTAA
- the purQ gene encoding phosphoribosylformylglycinamidine synthase subunit PurQ, with protein MKTAVIQFPGSNCDMDAVHAAGAVIGQQAIPVWHTETHLEGFDAILVPGGFSYGDHLRSGAIAAHSPVMKEVKRLADKGVPVIGICNGFQILTEAGLLPGALGRNNSLHFLCHDVHLRVETTHSPFTNQYQQGQIIQIPIAHNEGSFYADAETLSRLEGEGLVAFRYVTRDGHEVLEGNPNGALNNIAGILNEKRNVLGMMPHPERSVEALLGSTDGLGVFESLLEHVAGGVK; from the coding sequence ATGAAAACAGCTGTGATTCAATTCCCCGGTTCCAACTGCGACATGGACGCCGTTCATGCTGCCGGAGCCGTGATTGGTCAGCAGGCCATTCCCGTCTGGCACACCGAAACCCACCTTGAGGGCTTCGATGCCATTCTGGTGCCCGGCGGCTTCTCTTACGGCGACCACCTGCGCAGTGGTGCCATTGCCGCCCACAGCCCGGTCATGAAGGAAGTCAAACGCCTTGCCGACAAGGGCGTTCCTGTGATTGGCATTTGCAATGGATTCCAGATCCTCACCGAGGCGGGGCTCCTGCCCGGTGCTCTGGGACGCAACAACAGCCTGCACTTCCTGTGCCACGATGTGCACCTGCGCGTGGAAACCACCCACTCCCCTTTCACCAACCAGTACCAGCAAGGGCAGATCATCCAGATCCCCATTGCCCACAACGAAGGCAGTTTTTACGCCGACGCAGAAACCCTGAGCCGTCTGGAAGGCGAAGGTCTGGTGGCCTTCCGTTATGTGACCCGAGATGGCCATGAAGTGCTGGAAGGCAACCCCAACGGTGCCCTCAACAACATCGCTGGCATCCTGAACGAAAAACGCAATGTGCTGGGCATGATGCCCCACCCCGAGCGCTCCGTGGAAGCCTTGCTGGGCAGCACCGACGGTCTGGGTGTCTTTGAAAGCCTGCTGGAACACGTGGCAGGAGGTGTGAAATGA
- the purC gene encoding phosphoribosylaminoimidazolesuccinocarboxamide synthase → MQKLDMRYEGKAKRVYATEDKDLFVVEYKDDATAFNAQKRGTIGQKGVVNNAITAILFPQIAAYGVPTHFVEKLSDREQLVKAVTIVPVEIVVRNVAAGSFSKRLGVDEGTPLSQPVVEYCYKSDALGDPLINTDTAVALGWASLDDLSTIKDYALKVNLFLKEFFLKRGIKLVDFKLEFGKLSSGEIVLADEISPDTCRFWDANTGEKLDKDRFRRDLGNVEEAYLEMLRRVEAQ, encoded by the coding sequence ATGCAGAAACTGGACATGAGGTACGAAGGGAAAGCCAAACGCGTCTACGCCACCGAAGACAAAGACCTCTTTGTGGTCGAGTACAAGGACGATGCCACCGCTTTCAACGCACAAAAACGTGGAACCATTGGTCAAAAAGGTGTGGTCAACAACGCCATCACCGCCATTTTGTTCCCCCAAATCGCTGCCTACGGGGTGCCCACGCACTTCGTAGAGAAACTTTCTGACCGGGAGCAACTGGTCAAGGCCGTCACCATCGTGCCCGTAGAGATCGTGGTGCGCAACGTGGCAGCAGGAAGCTTCTCCAAGAGACTGGGCGTCGATGAAGGCACCCCCCTGAGTCAGCCTGTGGTGGAATACTGCTACAAGTCTGATGCGCTGGGCGACCCCCTGATCAACACGGACACCGCTGTTGCTCTGGGCTGGGCCTCTCTGGACGACCTGAGCACCATCAAAGATTACGCCCTGAAAGTGAACCTTTTCCTGAAGGAATTCTTCCTGAAGCGCGGAATCAAACTGGTGGATTTCAAACTGGAATTCGGCAAGCTTTCCAGTGGTGAAATCGTGCTGGCAGATGAGATCTCCCCGGACACCTGCCGTTTCTGGGATGCCAACACCGGCGAGAAACTGGACAAAGACCGTTTCCGCCGTGACCTTGGCAATGTCGAAGAAGCTTACCTTGAAATGCTGCGCCGTGTGGAGGCCCAATGA
- a CDS encoding site-2 protease family protein codes for MFSGGLLTLLAEGQIIAFIIAVAAIALSFIIHEWGHAYAAVLMGDDTPRFDGRLTLNPAKHIDPIGFVLILLVGFGWAKPVMTNPSRYRHKWGDLLVSSAGIIMNLLLAILSLGLLRLVFNLSDDAAVVGMAQQVLQIVAITNVGLAIFNAIPIPPLDGSHILLNLLPKHMQFQWRQAMYSPNNTFLLFGALLLNYYVLGNPLGKLIFATYGGLARLVGF; via the coding sequence ATGTTCAGTGGTGGACTTTTGACTTTGCTGGCCGAAGGGCAGATCATCGCCTTCATCATTGCAGTGGCTGCAATTGCCCTGTCTTTTATCATTCACGAATGGGGACATGCTTATGCTGCGGTCTTGATGGGAGACGACACCCCCCGTTTCGATGGCCGTTTGACCCTCAATCCGGCCAAACACATTGACCCCATCGGTTTCGTGTTGATTTTGCTGGTGGGCTTTGGCTGGGCCAAACCGGTCATGACCAACCCGAGCCGTTACAGGCACAAGTGGGGCGATTTGCTGGTCTCCAGTGCAGGCATCATCATGAACCTGCTGCTGGCGATCCTGTCTCTGGGCCTCTTGAGGTTGGTGTTCAACCTGTCTGACGATGCTGCTGTGGTGGGGATGGCACAGCAGGTGTTGCAAATTGTGGCCATCACCAATGTGGGTCTGGCCATTTTCAATGCCATTCCCATTCCCCCTCTGGACGGCAGCCACATTTTGCTGAATTTGCTCCCCAAACACATGCAATTCCAGTGGCGTCAGGCGATGTACTCTCCCAACAACACTTTCTTGCTGTTTGGTGCTTTGTTGCTGAACTATTACGTGCTGGGGAATCCTCTGGGCAAACTGATTTTTGCCACCTATGGAGGGCTGGCCCGATTGGTGGGGTTCTGA